One genomic region from Desulfurispira natronophila encodes:
- a CDS encoding 4Fe-4S dicluster domain-containing protein — protein MASHNQPRWAMVIEADKCIDCKACDVACKRENQIDAKGNPEVCRNWINNEGVKGTYPNLQQTFTPEQCHQCDNPPCVPVCPVQATWQGDDGVVLVDKKKCIGCTLCAINCPYKARYMTEARKGETRKADKCNYCEYRPKTKLPACVDTCPTKVRTFGNLNDPNSDVSKLLKDRPYKVLQEDKGTKPHIFYI, from the coding sequence ATGGCTTCACATAATCAACCCCGCTGGGCCATGGTGATCGAGGCTGACAAGTGTATTGACTGCAAAGCATGCGATGTTGCTTGCAAAAGAGAGAATCAAATAGATGCAAAAGGTAACCCCGAGGTTTGCCGCAACTGGATAAACAATGAAGGGGTTAAGGGAACCTACCCTAATCTTCAACAAACATTCACGCCTGAGCAATGCCATCAGTGTGATAATCCACCATGCGTTCCTGTTTGCCCAGTGCAGGCTACTTGGCAGGGCGATGACGGCGTAGTACTTGTGGACAAAAAGAAGTGCATAGGATGCACACTCTGTGCTATAAACTGTCCATACAAGGCTCGCTACATGACAGAAGCTCGCAAAGGCGAGACTCGCAAAGCTGACAAGTGTAATTACTGTGAATATCGCCCAAAGACTAAACTACCTGCATGTGTAGACACTTGTCCCACAAAAGTTCGCACATTTGGCAATCTCAATGATCCAAACAGCGACGTTTCAAAACTGCTGAAAGATCGTCCCTACAAGGTTCTGCAGGAAGATAAGGGCACAAAGCCTCATATCTTCTATATTTAA
- a CDS encoding molybdopterin-containing oxidoreductase family protein, which yields MTVTRRRFLQGSAAAAGALGVIPGLRYVSQASEGRSSSPEVKYVNSSCAICTNKCVFRGQVVDGVIRRLEPEPDFPRARGMMCARGNAGAWTPYDPNRLKHPLIRTGKRGEGKWRKASWEEAYKHIADKINTAVEAEGGNRSTIGFISSEGTYQEHYYQGFRTVFGSPNILRHPTICLSSNIRGFMSVFGTYPNADIINSDYIILAGADRAESIFTPDTIDMFGKKGKTIICIDPRFTKTAAKSTKWFPINPGTDMAFALAMIHVILKENLQDQDFIDEYCTGFAELKEHVKDSTPAWAEQETGIPASEIERIAREFAKAKAPVFYPGRRSGWQKSEVHTRRSIAMVNAIVGNWDKEGGLVPNSSISIRRRPMRPVRYANAQPRLEADDVEFLNDGDGSWIPWRDRALKADPYRIRGLMIYKQNVVDSVPDRNKTFELFDKMDIIVCVDTFMSDTAWYADVVLPETNYLERQDPPFPLSGIEPSVIFRQPLIERMYDTKPGHDIFSELAAYFEDENGRSLGNHFRGTIEDHMNTEVSARELEQLKTKGFYTTGEGPVIGRTRRGELGINTPTGKVELYSEDFAGRGLDPLPVYKRPEKPGSGKFRFLVGRHAIHTHSMTAAFPELNWHMPENAIWINTKRANELGVKSGDMVKVTNRTGGSDTIKAQATEAIHPDCVYFAQGYGSLSKDKPLVYGRGAAQSAVLESHFEPISGNALMHETIVEIRKV from the coding sequence ATGACCGTAACACGAAGAAGGTTTCTCCAGGGTTCAGCCGCTGCGGCTGGTGCTCTTGGAGTAATACCCGGTCTACGCTACGTTTCACAGGCGTCCGAGGGACGCAGCAGCTCCCCGGAAGTAAAGTATGTCAACTCTAGCTGTGCCATCTGCACCAATAAGTGTGTATTTCGTGGCCAGGTTGTTGACGGGGTAATTCGTCGCCTGGAGCCAGAGCCTGATTTCCCACGGGCACGGGGTATGATGTGCGCTCGTGGAAACGCGGGAGCATGGACTCCCTATGACCCTAACCGCCTTAAACACCCATTAATTCGCACAGGTAAGCGTGGCGAAGGTAAATGGCGCAAAGCAAGTTGGGAAGAGGCCTACAAGCACATTGCCGACAAGATAAATACCGCAGTGGAAGCTGAGGGCGGCAACCGCTCAACCATAGGTTTTATTTCCTCAGAGGGCACATACCAAGAGCACTATTACCAAGGCTTTCGCACTGTATTTGGTTCGCCAAATATACTCCGTCACCCTACGATATGCCTGAGCTCAAATATTCGTGGATTTATGTCGGTTTTCGGCACTTACCCGAATGCTGACATCATAAATTCCGATTACATCATACTGGCAGGTGCTGACCGGGCTGAATCAATATTTACACCCGACACTATCGATATGTTTGGCAAAAAGGGAAAAACTATAATCTGCATAGACCCCCGCTTTACCAAAACGGCGGCTAAGTCAACCAAGTGGTTCCCCATTAATCCAGGCACAGACATGGCCTTTGCCCTTGCTATGATACATGTCATCCTTAAGGAAAACCTTCAGGATCAAGACTTTATTGATGAGTACTGCACTGGATTTGCCGAGCTGAAAGAGCATGTCAAGGACTCCACCCCCGCTTGGGCAGAACAGGAAACTGGTATTCCCGCCAGTGAAATTGAGCGGATTGCTCGTGAGTTTGCCAAAGCAAAGGCTCCTGTATTTTATCCTGGTCGCCGCTCTGGCTGGCAAAAGAGCGAGGTTCATACTCGTCGCTCCATTGCCATGGTCAATGCCATAGTGGGCAATTGGGACAAAGAAGGAGGGCTGGTTCCTAACTCCTCTATTTCCATTCGCCGCCGCCCTATGCGACCTGTGCGCTATGCCAATGCGCAGCCTCGGCTTGAGGCAGATGATGTTGAATTCCTTAACGATGGTGACGGCTCATGGATTCCCTGGCGCGACCGAGCACTGAAGGCAGATCCATACCGCATCCGCGGTCTGATGATCTACAAACAGAATGTTGTAGACTCAGTTCCAGATCGCAACAAGACATTTGAGCTATTTGATAAAATGGACATCATAGTCTGTGTTGATACTTTTATGAGTGACACCGCCTGGTACGCTGATGTGGTACTACCTGAGACGAACTATCTTGAGCGTCAGGACCCTCCCTTCCCACTAAGCGGAATTGAGCCTTCAGTCATATTCCGTCAGCCTCTGATTGAGCGCATGTACGACACAAAACCCGGTCACGATATTTTCTCCGAGCTGGCTGCGTATTTTGAAGACGAAAACGGCCGCAGTCTGGGGAATCACTTCCGTGGAACTATCGAAGATCATATGAATACAGAGGTTTCGGCTCGTGAGCTGGAGCAATTGAAAACAAAAGGCTTCTACACCACTGGGGAAGGACCAGTCATTGGTCGCACACGTCGCGGTGAGCTGGGGATAAACACTCCTACAGGTAAGGTTGAACTCTACAGCGAAGACTTTGCTGGACGCGGACTTGACCCACTGCCTGTTTACAAGCGTCCAGAAAAGCCGGGAAGTGGCAAGTTCCGTTTTCTCGTTGGTCGCCATGCCATACACACCCACTCCATGACGGCAGCATTCCCAGAACTGAACTGGCATATGCCGGAAAACGCCATCTGGATTAACACCAAAAGGGCAAACGAGCTCGGAGTCAAGTCAGGTGATATGGTCAAAGTAACCAACCGCACTGGCGGAAGTGATACCATCAAAGCCCAAGCGACCGAGGCAATTCATCCCGACTGTGTGTACTTTGCACAGGGTTACGGAAGCCTCTCCAAGGACAAGCCTCTGGTATATGGACGAGGTGCTGCCCAGTCAGCCGTACTGGAGTCACATTTCGAGCCCATCAGTGGCAACGCTTTGATGCATGAAACCATTGTGGAAATCAGGAAGGTGTAA
- a CDS encoding molecular chaperone TorD family protein, whose translation MAHVFEYPSKELASAHGLDSTQLEETYIGLFVNRLGGIPAPLYAGCHISEINRLEFMEHFSAACRQIGLSLDSSYPPDYIPMMLEVLAAMGSLPNSSDTEFNDIHQQFFLEWPHTFACILEREDSTGIYAAAAREIADILG comes from the coding sequence TTGGCACATGTTTTTGAGTATCCCTCTAAAGAGCTTGCCAGTGCCCATGGCCTGGACTCGACACAACTGGAGGAGACGTACATAGGTCTCTTTGTAAACCGACTTGGGGGAATCCCAGCACCTCTTTATGCAGGATGCCATATATCCGAGATCAACCGGCTGGAATTTATGGAGCACTTCAGTGCAGCTTGCCGTCAAATCGGATTATCACTCGATTCAAGCTACCCCCCAGACTACATACCAATGATGCTGGAAGTGCTGGCAGCTATGGGTAGTCTTCCCAATAGCAGTGATACCGAGTTCAACGATATCCACCAGCAGTTTTTTCTAGAATGGCCCCATACTTTTGCCTGCATACTGGAGCGTGAAGACTCAACTGGTATTTATGCTGCAGCAGCGCGAGAAATAGCAGACATACTCGGCTAG